From Desulfobacterales bacterium, the proteins below share one genomic window:
- a CDS encoding amylo-alpha-1,6-glucosidase has protein sequence MTDFSLQQHPEPGLHLLKTRGDTITLTLSLTTSYKGGAWVRTNLGQIQTIRRQIVRAVTHDEPLLGREWYDIPMQPIDERSFEIKLPLCEVGHFEAKCFFLPSGEFTPRWPSGDNLTINVAPTDTCCANIIYNAFVRQFGPNKDGSFCLPEEKEDDIRQLDKTGYTVIPPSGTFRDLIAELDFIIDDLGCRIIHLLPINPTPTTYGRMGRFGSPYASLDFTGIDPALARFDPKATPLEQFIELVDAVHARSAKLILDIAPNHTGWAAEIHETHPYWLVRDESGNIERPGAWGVIWEDLARLDYQYKDLWMYMGEVFLTWCRRGVDGFRCDAGYMIPVWAWMYIVSVVRQEFPETIFFLEGLGGKMSVTRDILNKGGFDWAYSELFQNYTRDQIAHYLPEPMRISEADGLMVHFAETHDNNRLAATSKRFAAMRTALCALCSHNGAFGFANGVEWFADEKIEVHDAKSLNWGSTENQVDQIRRINKLLKTHPAFFDNTDIRMIQTGAANILVFSRKHRPSGQNLLILVNLDTDQPNEACWSPSDAGIGDAVYTDLLTDQRIEINTSNHEGYTISLPPGRVYCLCPGEQAAPADNTPGLPERIARQRLRAAALEVFLVYHGTSHLGGFDPDSAADALASDPIGFCRQMNPAGDEARVVPWLWPSDCRRRVMIPAGHLLMIEAPQPFRARIIEQTKHGEKTRLTGDALCRTDGMFFALFPPLPSADGHMHRTLKLSMFNGDGYTHTESGLLYLAAPDQVYAQKVFNRSTLNQAPLKCLGTNGRGAMMRAHAAWSQISSKYDGLLAANLNPDYPDDRHIMLSRCRAWLVFQGYSQDVGIECQEQFWLQNAAGGTWHFTIPCGQGQHVSLLFTARMIPNENQVIITINRQTAGDASDRLPDDKPVRLIIRPDIDDRNFHANTKAFMGPEHHFPDSCGVMENGFEFSPDPGRKLLCQTSAGDFVWEPEWQYMIHLPVEADRHMDPHTDLFSPGYFSIYLTGGQTVGLTASVNAEPDVPASAGSNEQLADNNIPGEPYAPFESALKDALKAFVVRRGDLYTIIAGYPWFLDWGRDTLIVIRGLIAAGYLTESEAILMQFAAFEENGTLPNMIRGNDASNRDTSDAPLWFFVACDELMNALGGNEFIEKSVGHRKIIDVLAAIARGYIQGTPNGIKMDEESGLIYSPAHFTWMDTNHPAGSPRQGYPIEIQALWHFALRMLAKLDDPDGDWDALAEKVRSSIEELFVLQSKGYLSDCRHADSFVPAAQAEPDDALRPNQLFAVTLGAVSDPKRVRSLLDNCLELLVPGAIRSLADRPVTRPLEIRHNDRLLNDPYHPYQGIYTGDEDTRRKPAYHNGTAWTWVFPSFCEAWAMSYGDSGTDTALSWLSNSSRLLNTGCAGQIPEIIDGDAPHTERGCDAQAWGVSELLRVWRKLTDSRKEDPS, from the coding sequence ATGACGGATTTCTCCCTTCAACAACATCCTGAACCGGGACTTCATTTATTAAAAACCCGGGGGGATACGATAACCCTTACGCTTAGCCTGACGACGTCATATAAGGGCGGTGCCTGGGTACGGACCAATCTCGGGCAGATCCAGACCATCCGCCGGCAAATCGTCCGGGCGGTAACCCATGATGAACCGCTGCTGGGCCGGGAATGGTATGATATCCCCATGCAACCAATTGACGAGCGGTCTTTTGAAATAAAGCTCCCCCTTTGCGAAGTGGGCCATTTCGAGGCCAAATGCTTCTTTCTGCCATCCGGGGAATTTACGCCCAGGTGGCCTTCGGGCGACAACCTGACGATCAATGTGGCGCCCACGGATACCTGCTGCGCTAATATCATCTACAATGCGTTCGTGCGTCAGTTCGGCCCCAATAAGGACGGCTCGTTCTGTCTGCCGGAAGAGAAAGAAGATGATATCCGTCAGCTGGATAAAACCGGCTATACGGTTATACCCCCGTCCGGGACTTTCCGGGATTTGATTGCGGAACTCGATTTTATTATTGACGATCTGGGATGCCGGATCATTCACCTGCTGCCCATTAACCCAACGCCCACCACTTACGGCCGGATGGGCCGATTCGGCAGTCCTTACGCATCCCTGGATTTCACCGGCATTGATCCGGCGCTCGCCCGGTTTGACCCCAAGGCCACGCCGCTTGAGCAGTTTATCGAGCTGGTGGATGCGGTTCATGCCAGAAGCGCCAAACTGATCTTAGATATTGCCCCCAATCATACCGGCTGGGCGGCGGAAATCCATGAAACCCACCCCTACTGGCTGGTTCGGGACGAATCGGGAAACATCGAGCGCCCCGGCGCTTGGGGCGTCATCTGGGAGGATCTGGCCCGGCTGGACTACCAGTATAAGGATCTGTGGATGTATATGGGCGAGGTGTTTCTGACCTGGTGCCGGCGCGGGGTTGACGGCTTTCGATGCGATGCCGGCTACATGATCCCGGTTTGGGCCTGGATGTATATTGTTTCCGTGGTTCGGCAGGAATTTCCGGAAACCATATTTTTTCTTGAGGGTCTGGGCGGAAAGATGTCAGTGACCCGCGATATCCTTAATAAGGGCGGATTTGACTGGGCCTATTCCGAACTGTTTCAGAATTACACCCGGGATCAGATTGCGCATTACCTGCCCGAGCCCATGCGGATTTCCGAAGCGGACGGGCTGATGGTGCATTTTGCCGAAACCCATGACAACAACCGTCTGGCAGCTACCTCCAAGCGGTTTGCGGCCATGCGCACCGCGCTCTGTGCGCTTTGTTCCCATAACGGGGCGTTTGGATTTGCCAACGGGGTGGAATGGTTTGCAGATGAAAAAATCGAGGTCCATGACGCCAAATCCCTTAACTGGGGAAGCACTGAGAATCAGGTGGATCAGATCCGCCGAATCAACAAACTCCTTAAAACCCATCCGGCTTTTTTTGATAATACCGACATCCGGATGATCCAGACCGGCGCGGCCAATATTCTGGTCTTTTCCCGAAAGCATCGGCCCTCCGGGCAAAATCTTCTGATACTGGTGAATCTGGATACGGATCAGCCGAATGAGGCCTGCTGGTCCCCGAGTGATGCCGGAATCGGGGATGCCGTCTACACGGATCTCCTGACTGATCAACGCATTGAGATAAATACCTCCAATCATGAGGGTTATACGATTTCCCTTCCCCCCGGCCGGGTTTATTGCCTCTGCCCGGGGGAGCAGGCCGCTCCGGCCGATAATACGCCGGGACTTCCGGAAAGAATCGCCAGGCAGCGGCTTCGGGCGGCCGCGCTTGAAGTGTTTCTGGTTTACCACGGCACCAGCCACCTGGGCGGTTTTGATCCGGATTCGGCAGCAGATGCCCTGGCTTCTGATCCCATAGGATTCTGCCGGCAAATGAACCCCGCTGGTGATGAGGCCCGGGTGGTCCCATGGCTATGGCCGTCCGACTGCCGGCGCCGGGTAATGATTCCCGCGGGCCACCTGCTGATGATTGAGGCGCCGCAGCCGTTTCGCGCAAGGATCATTGAGCAGACCAAACACGGCGAAAAAACCCGGTTAACCGGGGATGCTTTATGCCGCACAGACGGGATGTTTTTTGCCCTGTTTCCCCCGCTGCCGTCTGCAGATGGACATATGCATCGAACCTTAAAGCTTTCCATGTTTAACGGGGACGGCTATACCCATACCGAATCCGGTCTGCTTTATCTGGCAGCCCCGGATCAGGTGTATGCGCAGAAAGTTTTTAACCGAAGCACGCTTAATCAGGCCCCGCTTAAATGTCTGGGCACTAACGGCCGGGGCGCCATGATGCGCGCCCATGCGGCCTGGTCACAGATCAGCAGTAAGTATGATGGGCTTTTGGCCGCCAATTTAAATCCGGATTATCCGGACGACCGGCATATCATGCTCTCCCGGTGCCGGGCCTGGCTGGTTTTTCAGGGCTATTCCCAGGACGTGGGCATTGAATGCCAGGAACAGTTCTGGCTTCAAAACGCGGCCGGCGGCACTTGGCACTTTACCATCCCCTGCGGACAGGGCCAGCATGTTTCCCTGCTGTTTACCGCACGTATGATCCCCAATGAAAATCAGGTAATAATAACTATCAACCGCCAGACCGCCGGCGACGCATCGGACCGGCTGCCGGATGATAAGCCCGTACGGCTGATCATTCGGCCGGATATTGATGACCGTAATTTTCATGCAAATACCAAGGCGTTTATGGGGCCGGAACATCACTTCCCGGATAGCTGCGGGGTTATGGAGAACGGCTTCGAATTTAGCCCTGACCCGGGCCGAAAACTTCTCTGCCAAACCTCTGCCGGCGATTTCGTGTGGGAGCCGGAATGGCAGTATATGATTCACCTGCCGGTGGAAGCCGACCGGCACATGGATCCGCATACAGATCTTTTCAGTCCGGGCTATTTCTCCATCTATTTAACCGGCGGCCAAACCGTGGGGCTTACGGCAAGTGTGAATGCCGAACCGGATGTCCCGGCATCTGCCGGTTCAAATGAACAGTTGGCGGATAACAATATACCCGGTGAGCCGTACGCCCCGTTTGAATCCGCTTTAAAAGATGCCCTTAAGGCGTTTGTCGTCCGCCGCGGAGACCTGTATACGATAATTGCCGGATACCCCTGGTTCCTGGATTGGGGCCGGGACACCCTGATCGTCATCCGCGGACTGATAGCTGCGGGCTATTTGACTGAATCAGAAGCCATCCTGATGCAGTTTGCCGCATTTGAAGAAAACGGGACCCTGCCGAATATGATCCGCGGAAATGATGCCAGCAACCGGGACACCTCGGATGCGCCCCTATGGTTTTTCGTGGCCTGTGATGAGTTGATGAATGCCTTGGGAGGCAACGAATTCATTGAAAAATCCGTCGGGCATCGAAAGATTATTGATGTGCTGGCTGCTATTGCCCGTGGCTATATTCAAGGAACGCCCAACGGCATCAAAATGGATGAGGAAAGCGGCCTGATTTATTCTCCCGCCCATTTTACCTGGATGGATACCAATCATCCCGCCGGCTCGCCGCGGCAGGGCTATCCGATTGAGATTCAGGCTCTGTGGCATTTTGCTCTTCGGATGCTGGCTAAACTGGACGACCCCGACGGTGACTGGGACGCACTGGCTGAAAAGGTCAGATCCTCGATAGAAGAATTATTTGTGCTACAATCCAAAGGCTACCTTTCGGACTGCCGGCACGCCGATTCATTTGTACCGGCCGCCCAGGCCGAGCCGGATGATGCCCTGCGGCCCAACCAGCTTTTTGCCGTTACCCTGGGCGCTGTTTCAGACCCGAAGCGCGTCCGCAGCCTGTTGGATAACTGCCTGGAGCTTTTAGTGCCCGGTGCCATCCGCAGCCTGGCAGATCGTCCGGTGACCCGGCCCTTGGAGATCCGGCATAACGACCGGCTGTTAAATGACCCCTATCATCCTTATCAGGGGATATACACAGGGGATGAGGATACCCGGCGAAAACCCGCCTATCATAACGGTACGGCCTGGACCTGGGTGTTTCCGTCATTTTGCGAAGCCTGGGCCATGAGCTATGGCGATTCGGGCACAGATACTGCCCTGTCCTGGCTTTCCAACAGCAGCCGGCTCTTAAATACCGGATGCGCGGGGCAGATTCCCGAAATCATCGACGGTGACGCCCCGCATACCGAACGGGGCTGTGATGCCCAGGCCTGGGGCGTTAGCGAATTGCTCCGCGTTTGGCGGAAATTAACTGATTCAAGAAAGGAAGACCCATCATGA